GAACAATAATTTCCTTTCTACAATATGGCGCACATTGTGTCAAATGACCTACTTCAGCTTTCCATGAACATAAATAGCTTAAACTTGCTTGAGCTTTGacaaaatcataaaatgattgtacgattagaaaaaaatgattgtgTGATTAGCAAACAGTGAaatgcttttctttcttttgtgaaATTCGACCCCGTTAGCCTGCGGTTCTAGCAGGACTGTGGAGGAAACATTGCTCATCCGATACGTGTAAAAGACGAGGAAGGTTAATCTTAAATGACATTATATATATAAGCGATACATTCTAGATGTGCAATATCTAACTTGACGTACTTGATGTTGACTTTGTAACAACTTGTTATACTTTGTAACAACATGCGTTAAGGGAAAAAAAGAAGCGTTAATTGTATTCCGTGGGACCAAACCAGTGTCAGTGCCAGCCATGTGTAAGCCTTACAAAGCTTCAACGTAGTTTGATGTATGTATACATTGATAGATACATTTTAGGGAATATGTCATTGCCTACCAATGGATTGAAAGAGATTGTTGAGTTTTGGATCATGGATGGAGAGATGTCTGgccaaattttcaaattataaaacacagtgaaaagatctacattttgtatgtaagCACATTAAAATATTGGAGAGTCAATTTTCCTGGCAATTCCAATTTGACACCTTAACTACCGCCGCATTGTACGTGGTTCGGTTTATACCAGCCTTACAAATGTAGTAGTTTCACATCTACATGGAAAGCAATAGAAAAGTTTTTGAATAGAATTACCCAGTCCATTTTCTTTTCCGTCAAAAGCAACAACTTCTTTCAAAAATGTTACACTATAAGCGGACTTAGGATAGGATCTATGATCTCCCTCTTCTCTGTCAAAaataacagattttttttcaatctgtaAATTTCCTTTGGGAATTGGATTAGTGTGATGATAAATCGGTATTCGTAAAGAAGATCCCGGATGGTCTAGACGAGATATCGCAGGCAATCTATACATATTTCCTAAGTGCAAGCGAATGTTGTTGTATCGGATTAGTGTTCGTGCCAGTTGTCTACTTGCTCTTTGTGAACAACAAAGTAGTAATAAACactaattttcatttttcatctaTTAAAGATTTAGATAACGTAGGGGGATTAATGAATAAGTTAAGATGGAGAGGATCGTGTGTTTTTCAAAACGCATTCTTCAATGTTTAAATGCATTTTTATCTTGTCTACTGAATGACAATTAGGCCTGAATAAGgcttttgtatgtacatgtatgtgactgtaAGATCGTCACGCTATGTGCCTGTATAGCATTGATCAAATAAATGGGATCAAAAACCATCGAAAATATTATCGTCTTCCTACAAATATTTTCCCGACGTTTGTGTAGTGTTCACACTATGATTTTATGTTGCTCTTTTGCCATCAAATGCAGCATATGCATGTTGCATTTTTCCATCGAGGTATTTTACTGTCTATGTACGATGTACAACGTTCCCGTGTCACAATCCGTCTAACGGCCTTGATAATGTAACATGCCGCAGGGGTAATCTTCGCACAGACCAGTTTTCCCCAGTTACCGCCAGTTTCCACCGTTAAAACAGCACATGATCCCAGCCGGGGACTAGGGACACTCCACAGCTCTAGGAATGACAGAGGTGTGATTTCCCTCGCCAAGGACGCCTGCCCCCTACATATACTTGTCAATGTCTTGTAGTAACTGGGGAGTTATTATTACATCTTACAGATTTTCCGTCCCATACACCTGAGAGATTTTCATGTTTTGGGAAACGGTtgtcatatttcatttttatgCGTGTTACTTTTCTTAAAGCTTCTTGGCCATTTCTCTTCCTCTGAGATGTCTATGCCGAAGGCTATCATTAATGGGCTCAAATACAAATAGGAATATCTAAGAAAAACAATGTTAGATTTGCAACGTCATATGCCTGGGAGCACAGAGTAAAGATGCCTAACACAGGAGGAAATAGGTAGTATTATTCAGAATATGTTATCCACATAACCGTTCCAGGAACACATTAACATATCTGCTCAATGATCTaagaaataaaactgtctcGGGTGAAAATATATTACCGTACATGTAGCTCTGTAAGACACTGGATCTAATGCTACTTGTTACGAACTGGTCTTTCTATATTTGGATTATCGGAGATCGATTATCGGAGATAACAGATCCCTACACTAGAAAAAACTGTTATATTCTATGGAATAGAACTAAAGAGGGCAGGATTTTCTTAACTTCTTTCTTCTATTACATTTCCATTTCCAGGTGCAGGCGTTCTGGCTTTGGTACTCCTTCATTTTTAGGAAATGCCCCTTAAAATGATGGTTGTAAACTTGTCGGTAAAACTATGTATGTCTTACaacaaaggttagacatccaggtgataagatacgcccaaaagctGTTACTCGATcgagcaactggacatgattttggaatcagtcagacgtttcagacagcatctactgtctttcgtcagtgaaacatctgaccgtttccaaaaccatatccagttgcttgagtaactgcttcttgGCGTACATGTACGTATCACCCGAAGGTGCCCTCTTACTGCAAGAACTGATTACATTTGTGACCCTGTCCTCGAACTCATAAATAGAGAGAAAGCTTAGGataagcaagtaaatttttttaaccacactcatagcttccatattgctGTTACTTTTACatctatccaataagtttcatttctacaactacagtcctgggtacctcgcaagtgtcactaacttctacaagtacaattattaggctacaacacaacatattcgcttattttggtacttaatcgtcatgttgaccatccctgcagaagaaaaaaatcttgtttttttcctgaaatcaggcgaaaattaatgcgcgcgctgatgtcatccataaaatttacttgctgtggccttaccacACATCACTGACTAATTTAGGCTTGAAATCAAACAAAGAATAACCAAAATCCGTGTGGTCAAGGCGTGGAATGAAATGGCAGTAACACGAACCTAATATCGCCGTAGGAACCAAATTACCTCCGCCGCGGCCGTGTGTAATAAGATTTACTTTGATCGAAAATTACCATAGAGAGTGTCAAAAACCATCTATGGAGATGCCAAACTTTTACATCCTTTCTTACTATTGGATAAAATCGAATATTTACGTTCATCCGAAATCCAATCGTCAATGCTTCAATGGCTATAGAACCGCCTGCATGTTAGTGCATCAATGTTATCAGGGTGCTTGTTTGCTATGGAAAGCAAATCATCGGGCTAGCGTTAGTTGATACTGTTATATGTACATCTAGCGACGATTCGCAGAACTGCAGCGCAGGAATGGTCTGAATTAAGATAATGTTATAGAGGGTGTGCTTTTCGCCCTCGTGATAAGCtaacgttttgtttgtttattttttctgaTCTTGTATCATAGAGACTCTGGGGACGAACAGTCATCATCATTAGCCCCATAAAGACTGGGATGAAAATACAAGCCGTAACCGTTGGATTTATACAACGTGTGTCATACCAACTGTAAAAAAGTCACAAAAGTTACATGACAACTTAAATAAGATGTAACATATAATCACCCGGTAAGACGTCCGGTATTCCATTCTCCTTGAAGAACAATTGGGAGAAAAAAATGGGTTTAGCCGGGGGCAACCGATTCAGTAGTCTGCGTTAAAAATAGACATTCCGTTGTAAATATCAGGGCTTTGAGTATTGTGCCATCTTTCATGTACTTTACCTAGACATTGTAGTGTTAAGGAAATGAAAACTAGCAAGTTGACGTCCAAGCTACATGTGATTTATCGAAAGCTGATAACATCTCAGACTgaccaaaaaaatgacaaatggGTTGACGCTATTGCACCCGATCGCCCGAAGGCTTGCTAATCTAACCACTTTGACAACCAGGTGACAGTTATAAAGCCCAACTCTGATAGAaccataaatacatgtaattatgcGATCACAGGGTGCGTTTGTGGTTCCTTTCGGGGCCCGGTtgggcagctttcggaaacgaaatgTATtagtataaaagacaacaaaacacacagattgAGAATGTAGACTAACCAAATAGTCATCCGCACAATTATTGCTTGTTCCTTGATTCGCTTGACTCGTTTCTGCAAACTTCCCACTTTGACTTTCCCGTTGAAATTTTCATCATAAACTACACTTTTAGTAGTCTTTATCAACCTGGTCTTCGTCCCAAGGGTATTGAATTTCCTAAAGCTTTACGTATGGTCAATGGGCGGCGGTGCATGATGGGACTGATTAGCCAGATTTTAGGTCATGAGGGTCACACGCAACAAGTCGCAGTATAGTCAACTATCTGAAGAAAGAAACGACGAGAGTTTTCAAGAGGCGATTCCACCACAGCCTGGTACAGACGTCACGCAGGTTGGTTCGGGAACTGTAGGTGAGTATAATGTTAAACGTTGTTGCTGCTGTGTTGGTTGGTTCCCGTTTTGGTATGAGTAGTCGCTGTTCAAGTCACAGTTGTTGTTGTGTAATTGACGTTGCTACtattgttgttcttgttgtaaACATCGCCAATAAACCTATCTTATCCACCTAGTCAACCATATTTAACACTTGACTCACCTCACCTCAGTAATCTAATCATACTAGTCACCGTCCTTAGGTGATATAAAGTATCGTGGTTTGAATAAACGTCAGTTAAAAACATGTACTAGTCGCTTCATGTCGCCCGACAATTGGAATGATAATTAGTCTTTCTGAAAACTACTGACCCGATTCAGACTTCTAAAGCTGACTTATCTTAACTTCTGAATGGGGGCTTAAAGTTCCATTGTTAGTCAATGAATCTAAACCCACTCATTGGAAACATCACCGAAAACCAACGAGATATGTCACACAGAATGATATAGAACCATGCTTGCATACATTTTACGAATACTTGCATAGGTAAAACAGTAGCTTGGTAAACATGGAACGGGTCGGTACAAAAGATAACTGATCCCAATGGTAGATAACGCTTAcagaaaatgtgtgaaatagtGCCCAAGGGGGCTGAAGCTGACCTATATTGGATGTATACCCTAGACACCGCGTACCAACGTTTCAAGGACTGCTGATGCAGAAAATAGTAGTGGATGATAATAATGATTAATTAAtgaatgcacacacacacacatgcgcacacacacacacacacgcacacacacgcacacacacgcacacacacacagacacagacacacagacacacagatacagacagacacagacagacacagacacagacacacacacacacacacacacatacacacacacacacacacacacacacacacacacacacacacacacacacacacacacacaggaaaagTTTTCACATTGAAATGTGTGAACAGGTAGTCAACAATTTCCCACTCGTTCTGTGACGGAATTCTAAAATTCCATTATGTATACACGCACCTTGACCAGAATACAATGTAACACTGCAAAGAATGAGAAAGGAACTGGGGATTTTGCTTACACCACGCTGCGTAAAACACTACTTTTAAGTTAAGTCTGTTAACGCCTCACACTGCTGATCTACAATGTACCTTAATGTCATGTCGGTGACTGACTAGCCGTTTTATCTGTCCAGAATGTCATTATGGGCAACAACCAAGCCGGGAAAGTGCAGCGTTCAAGAAACGGTAAGTGTTGGACCATTTTTCTCCAAAGACTCCGTGCTCAtatattgaaatgaaatgaactttattgcacgacagttGTACATAGTCATATGTATCACGATTCaacctagcctgattaaatctcacttatagcagcccaacAAACCTCCgccggggaggggccagttacaggcctggacagcggagtttgtgttacacagactacattcAACCGATTCTGTTGGCTGAACATAAAtcgaaaagaaagaaaaggtcCCTATTAACGTATTAACCCAAATTTCTGATACCGGTGTTTTTGCATTATCTTTAAACTTAGTTAGGTTGGCCACACAAAGGTTCCTATGCATTGTCACGACCGTCTTGTGATTGAACAGTGCCATGATCATGACCTTTGACCATTTTCAGGTCCCCAGGGAAGGAAAAATGGATACCCTGGCCGGTCCAGAATTAGGCGTGCAAGATCGGATGTCGGGAGCAGGAGAAACTTGAGAGGTACGTCACTTACGGTCAAGGGAACGTTTCAGTAAACAATTTAGTAAACCTTCTTGGTGTTCTAAGTCTCTTTCGTCAGCAATATTTGTGGGCCAGGTAAACAAGAAGATAAGGGGTGTATAACATTTAGCGGGGAGGTGCTTAGGTCCGGCCCAACAAATTCCTTAGTCAAAACTTTTTCCATGACTTTTCCTTGCAAAGAAATCGTCTTAAGGAACATATGTAACTCCAGAGTGAAAGACATTCCATAGATtaagtatttgtttgtttgtttgttttgcatatccgATAAACCgaagcgtaacacaccagatttgtactgaacagttCAAGCTgtatatccggacagatttatttgatccaatcacaccgggaagaacccctactcttGATGGTGGTGATAAATTTGGTTATCATTTCTTTCTACCTGTATCAACATGgattatttctgaaattttgaagtaattttcttttttccttaTCTCACAGTTACCAAACTTAGTACCCAACAAACACTTTCCCAGagaaatctaaaaaataaagATGTCAGCAGACAAATTAAAGTAAGTGCCAAAGCCAGGGAGAttaaaacattttacaataGTACTGAATACGTTGAAGGCGAAAATGGTGCCACAAAAAAGTACAAACTGCAAAATTCGCCAAATAAAAATGAAGATGGGATTCAAGACCTGGATTCAAGATCATCTACTTCCGCTGAAACCCCAGTCAATCTGGACAGTCAAGAAGAAGACGAAGACTGCTGGAGACATGGGTCCCGGAGACCCAGGGAATGTGTTACAGGATACGATGATTTAAAAGGTACGTCGCTGTGGAAAAGGTTGGATAAAAGTTCCAGTTAGTATTTTGATACGTTTGAAATTTACAGTCTGTAACACATACGCTACATTTGCAGCCAATGTCGGTTGTTACATAACTACAGAATCATTTTTCTTGTACCCTATTTATTATAGACTATACTGACATTGCAGCTTGCAATATCCTCCCCCCAGAAACCACGATAGGCACATCCCGGCTTCGCAAATCTTATAAACTGAGACGTTCGAAATCCGATGTGAACGTCAGCTACAGAGGAAGAGGGAGGGGTAAGTTGACAACATGTTCAGTACTGATCATTTTTCTACGTATGCAGACAGACGAACCACTTTCTCTTCTGAGCTGAAATTGACATAATCCATGTTTCCATACAGGAGAGTTTTGGGATCCAAATGACGGTCATAGATCTTCACCATACAAGAAACATATACCGTCGGAAAAGAGAAGTCCATATTTGATGAAGCAGGATTTCCGAGAGCGAATGATTGAAGACGAAATGGACGCTTCACCCAGAAGTCCTGTTAAAGCAAGGAGGAAGAGTGAGTACACCTGGTCCAAGGTCGTGCCtccaaaaatgtcaaataatcTGTATATTTCTATTCATACAATTCATCCGATATGCTTTTTAAAAAGGTTGCAATGAAACAATTTACAGTGACAACTTAACATTCCAATAATACGTACCATTGTATATTTATGGCACTATGGCTGTCAAATTCTTTTCGGCAACTTCATATTTTGGATGTATGATTGATACTGTCTTCCAGGGCGGCCTGGCGATGGTCAAGTCTCTTCAACCTTAAGACGATCCTTGTCAGACGTAGACGTAAGTTACCGTGGCAACAGGAAAGGTGATTTTGTTTTTCCTACAGCTTTTGCTTTGTAGATGAAAACAATACCTTTGCGATTCTTGTTACCATTTGCAAGGATTCGTGTCTTTTGTAACTAACATAGCTACTTCATTCTGAAATACATATGATATAGCACATGTTAGTATGATGGTGATCCAATTATAACCTACACAGGGCACACCAGCCCCCGACACCGCCCTACCAGAAGGCCTATACCGGTGGACAATGATCCCAAGGACGCGATATTCAAAGATGCTGAAGCAGTGGAAACAGACGATCGGCGGAAGCACAATAGAACACGCGACCACAGAAGAAGATGTAAGTATCTTAATTTCATGATTATTATCAGCCAATATCAATAATGATAAATCTCTACTAGTATCTATGGTGTTGAAATGAAGTTGATACAAAACTAATATCATTTCAATCACATGCCTGTTCACCTGCAGTTGGTATGCCTTCCAATCTCCGTCGCTCCATGTCTGATGTTGATGTCAGCTACCACGCCACCAACAGAGGTATCTCACAAAGCTGTTACATATGCCTGCACGCCATCAATGATGCTTAACTCCAGCACTGTTCATGCCAGGTTAAAACCTTAAAAGTATCAGTACCTATAAGTTTTTCTCGAACTCTTGTCCTACCGGGAATTACAGGTTCTGCACTTCCTTCCGATTGACACAGATTTTCAGTAGATACCATTTTGGCCAAGGGTAAAGATCCGTCTGCACgcggacaaaaagaaaacctaaTAAAACAGACATCCCGAGAAAAAAGCTAAATAGCACGTCAAAACTGACCGCATCCTAACCTTGGCATGCATGGAAAGTAATATAGATAGTCGCCATTTTTACTATGGTAGTCCTGAATAGAAGACATGACTTTTAATATTATCTGTACGCACATGCTTCAACCAGATTCAATAGCTTCGCTGAAAAGATCCCATCACATAACCCGGTACTTCATTGTTGTCAGGTGACTATGGCACTTCCTTTTACGGCTTCATGTCTATAAAATAGCGTCTTTATACTTTATCTTCAGCTTACAATACCAGCCCTACCCGCCATGAACAGTTTCTATACAATGTTCCACCTGTCGAGTACGCAGAGGATTGCTCTGAGGGAAAGATATCCGATGAAAACCTTGTTATCTTGGGAAGCTTCAAGGCGGGAGAGGACACAGGAAGAAAAGGGAAAGACGGTCGAACACCAACAGGTTAAAGATATAAGTTGTATTACTCTTATTTGTTAGGATAGTTGATAGTTTTAATGTTAGAATAGCACAGCCTTCATTGTTTTAAAGCTTAGTACATCTTCGAACAGTTCAGAACTTGGAGCACTGGTGATAGTTCAGATGAAGAGATGGCAGTTTCGGTACAcatttttcaaagtcaaaattTCTCTCTCCTCTTGGCTTTTAAAACAAAGCATGTAACATATCCTTAAGTTCTTCATTCTATGATTATCATCAGTATCAAAATGTTTCTTTAGAACCCATCGGAGCAGGAGCTAAGATAGTGACAGGCCTTGTGGACAGTGTCAAACAGTCGCTCGGGATTCCTGGTGAGGAGGTGAAGGAAGGAGAGACAACGTACACAGACCATCTTCCTGATCTCATCCAGGGTTGGGCAACACGACAATACACGGAGAGTAAGAAAAATGACGACTCAGGTGGGTTCCACTGGCGTACCTCATTAAAACTCTTTTCCTGTTATCTTCGGATCGTAAACTGGCAAATTAAGAAGAGAATACGGTCATTGTGCAGTCACTGCTCAATCAATGGATATCCTTGCTGGGACTAAATATTTGTAAAGATATAGCCGTACAGTTATAAGATGATCGACAGAAAATTAATCCccatgtgtaacgttactaaACAATTTATTGTAGGCATTTCCTGGAAAAATAATCCTGTACCCACTTCCGGCCCAAAGAAATCATTTATTCTACCTAAAGTTGTTTATAGCGTCTTGGTCATTCCACTTCTAGGCTTCATGGACAACTTGAAGGGACGCTTCAATAGTTTTTTTGGTGACGACTCGAAAGGAAGAAAACAGGGAGAACACGTTATCCATGGCAGCTGGGTGGGAGGGGAGGATGCAGGACGACAGGAGACAGTTAACGATTCAGGTTACAACTATCTTGTCACATACTACGTGTAGTTATGGAGATATGACCAAGAAAGTTTAGATGAAGATCAGTAACTATTCGTCGCATTCTGTGTGTTGTCACTTTGATCAAGTTCTAATGCCTCTTGTGAAGACTAATAGTTAAACAATAAAACTGTTAATCTGTTCGGCTCCAGGTCTTATACACAGTCTGAAGGAATCTCTCCTGTCGTCAGCGCGCATGGATGAGACAAAACAGCACCCTGGTAGGAAAGGAGGAACAACAGATCCTCCTGGTTTGCTGGGGAGCTGGGCAGGAGGAGAGGACTCTGGGAGGAAGTCTACAGATGAACCAGGTGTTTGCTctattcaaaattttcccagagAACTAATAACAAGATTTGTTATCATAACCGTGTTGATAAAAGATGCGTAGGTGAGTGTATTTTACGGCTTGTTGTAAGAACTAGCAAAATATTTCTTTGTGTGTACTGAGGTCTCATCTCACATTGGAACGCCATTCTAAAAATTCAATTCTAAGCATTGAATTTGAAGTTCCCAACGAATCCTAAAATCCATTCTAAGTATTCAACAGTTTCTGGTTTACCTCAGGACCCTTAGGTTTCTTGGGTAGCCTGAGGCGGTCGTTCCGGATGTCATCTGGTGAGGATCCTGGTCCGTACGGAGGGGAGGATGAACCGGTCAGTCCGGTCTTCACCGGAACGTTTGTGTCAGGAGAGACTACAGGCAGAAACAGAAAGGGCGGTACAAGTGGTGTGTTGTAGTTACTTGTATTTATTCCGAATGGCAAGCGTTCATAGTTGATGCTGGTGCTTGGTCAGTGCTGTTTATGAAGCCTCGGTGATGCTAATAGATTATTATAGCTCGTACTACAGTTTTCAACATTTCTATATAATCAGTCTGCCGTACGTTGACGATGACTTTCATTTAATCTGTCATTTACAGTGATTTGACCATTCTTTATTCAGCTGTGAAGTGCAGCCAATAATCTAGGCCCAATTGTTGTATTGTATAATTTGTTGAACTAATTACGAATCATTTTGTGATAAGACCAATACTTTATAGAACTAAATGTTGTTAAACTTGATGTACAGCACCTTCCAGCTTCAGGGACTACCTGCCATCATTTATTTCTACGAATGATGATTCTGGTAAACAAAGGGATGATCATAGCTGGTTTTCTCCAGACCAATGGTGGACGGGGCGAAAGGACAATGAAGCAAACGGTAAAAGGTTTTGAAAACGTTCATACAAAACATGCCTCTATTAATGTGCTCCTGTGTTTCAATCAACTAGTGATACTGGGACAGATATGTTGGTTTGACTGAGACAACagattttgtttattcatttcgTCACATGAACCAAATGCATGTTTTAAAGTCAATCCCGAACCAAAGTAAGGAGCGTCCTCCACTTAACCATATACTACATTGGGGACTTCATTTCATTCACGTACAAGTTCTGACCTTAACTTGTAAATGAAGCTGACCTATGGCCTCTCTCGACTTCTTTTTGCTGATGTATGTTCCCATAGCAGTGGTTAGGGTGCTATAGTATAGATATCAGGTGTGTGGTGCAATAAGCTGTCAGTTTCAACATGAATTAATTTGCCTTTCCCTTATTTTCTCATTAGCTGATGAAGAGttctgaattccatgatagcgTTAAAGCTAGCATCAtgatgtatcattttttcagaATCCCCAAGCTGGAtacaaaatctacaaaacacCATGCAAAACCCATGGGGAGACAACAAAAGAGACGAAAATGCCGAGAAAACCCGAAGTGTTTTAGATCAATGGACTGGAATGGGTAGTGCGAGAAATGCGTTCGATAAATGGAGAAACAAGGCCCAAAATAAAGGCAGTGACAACAGCAGTAGCGGTGGGCAGAAGAGAGGTATATTATTTTACCCATTTGAATTCTTTGTAAGGGTAGAGATGTGTCGAGTTGCTGATATGGATCGGagcaaatcaaagaaaaaataagCTTAACTATAGCCACAAGCCAACCGGGCACAGTTTCGTGGAAGTACTTAATGAAAATATCAACAGAGAGGAAAGCCACCATTACAGTTTGGGTGGTGAGTTTTGCATCCTACATTTGCGCTTTACTGTTTTGGGATGTGTATCAGATACGtagacctttctttcttttatcaaTACTTGAAGGGACCATTTAAGAAGTTATGTTACATGTTGCAAAGATGGTAGATTCCAACTTGCACATGTTCGATTTTGACAGTTTTGTATCTTTAACAGGGACCCGTTCAGAACAGGAAGGCTCATTCCTGGATTATCTCGGCCTGAACCAGGTGCTGAACAGCCAGAAACCACAAGGAAGACACCCTTGTGGCATGAGAGGATATTCCCCTAGACCCAAGGATAAGAACTCCCTGTTCTCATTCCTTTCCTGACAAACATGGTCAGTCCTATTCGTAGACACCGATTTTATCATGATTTATTGAAGAAAATACCGGAATCTAGAATACAAAAGAGACCTCAAGGCACAATGATACGTGACATTTTTCTTTAATATTCTTGATCTTATGTCAATAAAGAACAACGCTTATATGTGGAATACAACAGTTGATATTCGAGAGTGAGTGTATTTTTTAATTGTCTTCACTAACCTGGTtaccagccgtattatagctcccgagtctcttctatccTCCCCGCAAATACGTATTTGCGCAGAAGATAGAAGatactcgggagctataatacggctggataccaggttatGTCTTCACTGGTTACCTATAATGACTACATGCCACATGACTATAACACGCAAGGGGGCGTAAAGCTTGATACCGCCAATCGTCATAAGGGGAGGGGTATTACTTCATTTCATGTTGACTATCTTAAAGTTCAAtttcaagcaaacaaaaatcTGGTGCGTATTCACGTAGTCACTGTGTAGTGTAACTGGCGTCGGAGACTATTTGTGCACTTAAATCGAATGGGATGTTTGTCATTGACTTGGAAATAATGACTTTGACATGGTAGGTCCCAAACTAAAACGATGTTTGTTGTCCAACCGAGTGACATTTGAACATTAATATACGAGATCATTCTGATTGTGCTCCTCCAAAATGTGCTTGGGGTTATCTGGCAACATTCCAACAGCGGCCTACACCCAACTCAACCAGTTGGCGTTCCAGAAT
The window above is part of the Branchiostoma floridae strain S238N-H82 chromosome 14, Bfl_VNyyK, whole genome shotgun sequence genome. Proteins encoded here:
- the LOC118431071 gene encoding uncharacterized protein LOC118431071 isoform X1 → MGNNQAGKVQRSRNGPQGRKNGYPGRSRIRRARSDVGSRRNLRVTKLSTQQTLSQRNLKNKDVSRQIKVSAKAREIKTFYNSTEYVEGENGATKKYKLQNSPNKNEDGIQDLDSRSSTSAETPVNLDSQEEDEDCWRHGSRRPRECVTGYDDLKDYTDIAACNILPPETTIGTSRLRKSYKLRRSKSDVNVSYRGRGRGEFWDPNDGHRSSPYKKHIPSEKRSPYLMKQDFRERMIEDEMDASPRSPVKARRKRRPGDGQVSSTLRRSLSDVDVSYRGNRKGHTSPRHRPTRRPIPVDNDPKDAIFKDAEAVETDDRRKHNRTRDHRRRFGMPSNLRRSMSDVDVSYHATNRAYNTSPTRHEQFLYNVPPVEYAEDCSEGKISDENLVILGSFKAGEDTGRKGKDGRTPTEPIGAGAKIVTGLVDSVKQSLGIPGEEVKEGETTYTDHLPDLIQGWATRQYTESKKNDDSGFMDNLKGRFNSFFGDDSKGRKQGEHVIHGSWVGGEDAGRQETVNDSGLIHSLKESLLSSARMDETKQHPGRKGGTTDPPGLLGSWAGGEDSGRKSTDEPGPLGFLGSLRRSFRMSSGEDPGPYGGEDEPVSPVFTGTFVSGETTGRNRKGGTSAPSSFRDYLPSFISTNDDSGKQRDDHSWFSPDQWWTGRKDNEANESPSWIQNLQNTMQNPWGDNKRDENAEKTRSVLDQWTGMGSARNAFDKWRNKAQNKGSDNSSSGGQKRGTRSEQEGSFLDYLGLNQVLNSQKPQGRHPCGMRGYSPRPKDKNSLFSFLS
- the LOC118431071 gene encoding uncharacterized protein LOC118431071 isoform X2, with translation MGNNQAGKVQRSRNGPQGRKNGYPGRSRIRRARSDVGSRRNLRVTKLSTQQTLSQRNLKNKDVSRQIKVSAKAREIKTFYNSTEYVEGENGATKKYKLQNSPNKNEDGIQDLDSRSSTSAETPVNLDSQEEDEDCWRHGSRRPRECVTGYDDLKETTIGTSRLRKSYKLRRSKSDVNVSYRGRGRGEFWDPNDGHRSSPYKKHIPSEKRSPYLMKQDFRERMIEDEMDASPRSPVKARRKRRPGDGQVSSTLRRSLSDVDVSYRGNRKGHTSPRHRPTRRPIPVDNDPKDAIFKDAEAVETDDRRKHNRTRDHRRRFGMPSNLRRSMSDVDVSYHATNRAYNTSPTRHEQFLYNVPPVEYAEDCSEGKISDENLVILGSFKAGEDTGRKGKDGRTPTEPIGAGAKIVTGLVDSVKQSLGIPGEEVKEGETTYTDHLPDLIQGWATRQYTESKKNDDSGFMDNLKGRFNSFFGDDSKGRKQGEHVIHGSWVGGEDAGRQETVNDSGLIHSLKESLLSSARMDETKQHPGRKGGTTDPPGLLGSWAGGEDSGRKSTDEPGPLGFLGSLRRSFRMSSGEDPGPYGGEDEPVSPVFTGTFVSGETTGRNRKGGTSAPSSFRDYLPSFISTNDDSGKQRDDHSWFSPDQWWTGRKDNEANESPSWIQNLQNTMQNPWGDNKRDENAEKTRSVLDQWTGMGSARNAFDKWRNKAQNKGSDNSSSGGQKRGTRSEQEGSFLDYLGLNQVLNSQKPQGRHPCGMRGYSPRPKDKNSLFSFLS
- the LOC118431071 gene encoding uncharacterized protein LOC118431071 isoform X3 gives rise to the protein MGNNQAGKVQRSRNGPQGRKNGYPGRSRIRRARSDVGSRRNLRVTKLSTQQTLSQRNLKNKDVSRQIKVSAKAREIKTFYNSTEYVEGENGATKKYKLQNSPNKNEDGIQDLDSRSSTSAETPVNLDSQEEDEDCWRHGSRRPRECVTGYDDLKDYTDIAACNILPPETTIGTSRLRKSYKLRRSKSDVNVSYRGRGRGEFWDPNDGHRSSPYKKHIPSEKRSPYLMKQDFRERMIEDEMDASPRSPVKARRKRRPGDGQVSSTLRRSLSDVDVSYRGNRKGHTSPRHRPTRRPIPVDNDPKDAIFKDAEAVETDDRRKHNRTRDHRRRFGMPSNLRRSMSDVDVSYHATNRAYNTSPTRHEQFLYNVPPVEYAEDCSEGKISDENLVILGSFKAGEDTGRKGKDGRTPTEPIGAGAKIVTGLVDSVKQSLGIPGEEVKEGETTYTDHLPDLIQGWATRQYTESKKNDDSGLIHSLKESLLSSARMDETKQHPGRKGGTTDPPGLLGSWAGGEDSGRKSTDEPGPLGFLGSLRRSFRMSSGEDPGPYGGEDEPVSPVFTGTFVSGETTGRNRKGGTSAPSSFRDYLPSFISTNDDSGKQRDDHSWFSPDQWWTGRKDNEANESPSWIQNLQNTMQNPWGDNKRDENAEKTRSVLDQWTGMGSARNAFDKWRNKAQNKGSDNSSSGGQKRGTRSEQEGSFLDYLGLNQVLNSQKPQGRHPCGMRGYSPRPKDKNSLFSFLS